The Bubalus bubalis isolate 160015118507 breed Murrah chromosome 18, NDDB_SH_1, whole genome shotgun sequence genome contains a region encoding:
- the RINL gene encoding ras and Rab interactor-like protein isoform X1, which yields MMAQPEDKAPAGPTDQERLIPSQANGAGETPLRVLGTPESLLRLQRTWGVWQIPELDAHSAKALLDLWPPGSFLVIGHDPRQVLVLKTGSSPGEVNTYQIQKLPGGVCLESSKLCMPDLPHLLAFLSASRDILPRTLLLPPPTLGPEDQNTDPLQIGSIQVGTSRRVLFLVNSLYLETHRGWGTEQTPPETTPETAERHGPAPRNPAPHRVSWVEGPLSPEEHHLRPALASLVEEKEDEEEEDDKDDEEGPEDMLTQHVRALARARSSYVAKQFRSFRARLTSGAGGPHRPGDPATELLQDVRHLLTDLQDHLAKDPDVRAVFASRGPGAPQKEEELGPAVEAALYRAVLAPLKPALWMRLRTLRAPELRQLRRRQVALRAEAGPPGAQGAGRERRSPAPALRSRIHARLAHLHAACAPRRKVSLLLAVCSDVYEGLARGENQEPLGADAFLPALTEELIWSPDIGETQLDVEFLMELLDPDELRGEAGYYLTTWFGALYHIAHYEPDTARAHKGLSSEVRASLRQWHRRRTLHRESLSGDQAKLPFEEPWAIEIMQETKDD from the exons ATGATGGCCCAGCCAGAGGACAAGGCCCCAGCAGGCCCCACGGACCAGGAGAG ACTAATCCCATCACAGGCGAATGGAGCTGGTGAGACCCCCTTAAGGGTCCTTGGGACCCCAGAGTCACTCCTTCGCCTTCAGAGGACATGGGGGGTGTGGCAGATCCCAGAGCTGGATGCCCACAGTGCGAAAGCCCTTCTGGACCTGTGGCCACCAGGG AGTTTCCTGGTCATAGGACATGATCCCAGACAGGTCCTGGTGTTGAAGACAGGATCTTCACCAGGGGAAGTCAACACCTACCAGATCCAGAAGCTTCCTGGAG GTGTGTGTCTGGAATCCTCTAAGCTCTGCATGCCAGATCTGCCCCATCTCCTGGCCTTCCTATCAGCCAGCAG GGATATTTTGCCTAGAACATTGCTCTTGCCCCCTCCTACCCTGGGGCCTGAAGACCAAAACACAG ATCCTCTGCAGATCGGCAGCATCCAAGTCGGCACCTCAAGGAGGGTACTCTTCCTGGTGAACAGCCTCTACCTGGAGACCCACAGAGGATGGGGGACGGAGCAGACCCCGCCAGAGACAACTCCAGAGACTGCGGAGAGACATGGTCCAG CCCCCAGGAACCCAGCCCCTCACCGCGTCTCCTGGGTGGAGGGCCCGCTCAGCCCAGAGGAACACCATCTTAGGCCAGCTCTGGCCAGCCtggtggaggagaaggaggatgaggaggaggaggatgacaaAGATGATGAAGAAGGACCTGAGGACATGCTCACTCAGCACGTCCGGGCTCTAGCCAGGGCCCGGAGCAGCTACGTGGCCAAGCAGTTCCGGAGCTTCCGGGCGCGCCTCACCTCAGGTGCTGGGGGCCCCCACAGGCCTGGGGACCCGGCCACAGAGCTGCTTCAGGACGTCCGGCACCTTCTTACTGACCTCCAGGATCACTTAGCAAAGGATCCCGATGTCAGGGCTGTCTTCGCAAGCAGGGGACCTGGGGCCCcccagaaggaggaggagctAG GCCCCGCAGTGGAGGCGGCCTTGTACCGCGCGGTGCTGGCGCCTCTGAAGCCTGCCCTGTGGATGCGACTCCGCACGCTCCGCGCCCCAGAGCTGCGGCAACTACGGCGGCGACAGGTAGCCCTGCGGGCGGAGGCGGGGCCTCCGGGAGCCCAGGGGGCGGGGCGTGAGAGGCGaagccccgcccctgccctgcGGAGCCGCATTCATGCGCGCCTGGCGCACCTCCACGCCGCCTGCGCCCCGCGCCGCAAGGTGTCGCTCCTGCTGGCGGTGTGCAGTGACGTCTACGAGGGTCTGGCTCGTGGGGAGAACCAAG AGCCCCTGGGGGCCGACGCCTTCCTGCCAGCGCTGACAGAGGAACTGATCTGGAGTCCAGACATTGGGGAGACGCAGCTGGACGTAGAGTTTCTCATGGAGCTCCTGGATCCGGACGAACTACGGGGAGAAG CCGGGTACTACCTGACCACGTGGTTTGGGGCGCTGTACCACATTGCCCACTACGAGCCCGACACGGCCCGTGCGCACAAGGGGCTCAGCTCTGAGGTCCGGGCCTCTCTGCGCCAGTGGCACCGCAGGCGGACGCTGCACAGAGAGAGTCTCTCCGGGGACCAG GCCAAGCTGCCCTTTGAGGAACCATGGGCGATAGAGATTATGCAAGAGACCAAAGATGATTAG
- the RINL gene encoding ras and Rab interactor-like protein isoform X3: protein MPDLPHLLAFLSASRDILPRTLLLPPPTLGPEDQNTDPLQIGSIQVGTSRRVLFLVNSLYLETHRGWGTEQTPPETTPETAERHGPAPRNPAPHRVSWVEGPLSPEEHHLRPALASLVEEKEDEEEEDDKDDEEGPEDMLTQHVRALARARSSYVAKQFRSFRARLTSGAGGPHRPGDPATELLQDVRHLLTDLQDHLAKDPDVRAVFASRGPGAPQKEEELGPAVEAALYRAVLAPLKPALWMRLRTLRAPELRQLRRRQVALRAEAGPPGAQGAGRERRSPAPALRSRIHARLAHLHAACAPRRKVSLLLAVCSDVYEGLARGENQEPLGADAFLPALTEELIWSPDIGETQLDVEFLMELLDPDELRGEAGYYLTTWFGALYHIAHYEPDTARAHKGLSSEVRASLRQWHRRRTLHRESLSGDQAKLPFEEPWAIEIMQETKDD, encoded by the exons ATGCCAGATCTGCCCCATCTCCTGGCCTTCCTATCAGCCAGCAG GGATATTTTGCCTAGAACATTGCTCTTGCCCCCTCCTACCCTGGGGCCTGAAGACCAAAACACAG ATCCTCTGCAGATCGGCAGCATCCAAGTCGGCACCTCAAGGAGGGTACTCTTCCTGGTGAACAGCCTCTACCTGGAGACCCACAGAGGATGGGGGACGGAGCAGACCCCGCCAGAGACAACTCCAGAGACTGCGGAGAGACATGGTCCAG CCCCCAGGAACCCAGCCCCTCACCGCGTCTCCTGGGTGGAGGGCCCGCTCAGCCCAGAGGAACACCATCTTAGGCCAGCTCTGGCCAGCCtggtggaggagaaggaggatgaggaggaggaggatgacaaAGATGATGAAGAAGGACCTGAGGACATGCTCACTCAGCACGTCCGGGCTCTAGCCAGGGCCCGGAGCAGCTACGTGGCCAAGCAGTTCCGGAGCTTCCGGGCGCGCCTCACCTCAGGTGCTGGGGGCCCCCACAGGCCTGGGGACCCGGCCACAGAGCTGCTTCAGGACGTCCGGCACCTTCTTACTGACCTCCAGGATCACTTAGCAAAGGATCCCGATGTCAGGGCTGTCTTCGCAAGCAGGGGACCTGGGGCCCcccagaaggaggaggagctAG GCCCCGCAGTGGAGGCGGCCTTGTACCGCGCGGTGCTGGCGCCTCTGAAGCCTGCCCTGTGGATGCGACTCCGCACGCTCCGCGCCCCAGAGCTGCGGCAACTACGGCGGCGACAGGTAGCCCTGCGGGCGGAGGCGGGGCCTCCGGGAGCCCAGGGGGCGGGGCGTGAGAGGCGaagccccgcccctgccctgcGGAGCCGCATTCATGCGCGCCTGGCGCACCTCCACGCCGCCTGCGCCCCGCGCCGCAAGGTGTCGCTCCTGCTGGCGGTGTGCAGTGACGTCTACGAGGGTCTGGCTCGTGGGGAGAACCAAG AGCCCCTGGGGGCCGACGCCTTCCTGCCAGCGCTGACAGAGGAACTGATCTGGAGTCCAGACATTGGGGAGACGCAGCTGGACGTAGAGTTTCTCATGGAGCTCCTGGATCCGGACGAACTACGGGGAGAAG CCGGGTACTACCTGACCACGTGGTTTGGGGCGCTGTACCACATTGCCCACTACGAGCCCGACACGGCCCGTGCGCACAAGGGGCTCAGCTCTGAGGTCCGGGCCTCTCTGCGCCAGTGGCACCGCAGGCGGACGCTGCACAGAGAGAGTCTCTCCGGGGACCAG GCCAAGCTGCCCTTTGAGGAACCATGGGCGATAGAGATTATGCAAGAGACCAAAGATGATTAG
- the RINL gene encoding ras and Rab interactor-like protein isoform X2: MMAQPEDKAPAGPTDQERLIPSQANGAGETPLRVLGTPESLLRLQRTWGVWQIPELDAHSAKALLDLWPPGSFLVIGHDPRQVLVLKTGSSPGEVNTYQIQKLPGGVCLESSKLCMPDLPHLLAFLSASRDILPRTLLLPPPTLGPEDQNTDPLQIGSIQVGTSRRVLFLVNSLYLETHRGWGTEQTPPETTPETAERHGPAPRNPAPHRVSWVEGPLSPEEHHLRPALASLVEEKEDEEEEDDKDDEEGPEDMLTQHVRALARARSSYVAKQFRSFRARLTSGAGGPHRPGDPATELLQDVRHLLTDLQDHLAKDPDVRAVFASRGPGAPQKEEELGPAVEAALYRAVLAPLKPALWMRLRTLRAPELRQLRRRQVALRAEAGPPGAQGAGRERRSPAPALRSRIHARLAHLHAACAPRRKVSLLLAVCSDVYEGLARGENQEPLGADAFLPALTEELIWSPDIGETQLDVEFLMELLDPDELRGEGQAAL; encoded by the exons ATGATGGCCCAGCCAGAGGACAAGGCCCCAGCAGGCCCCACGGACCAGGAGAG ACTAATCCCATCACAGGCGAATGGAGCTGGTGAGACCCCCTTAAGGGTCCTTGGGACCCCAGAGTCACTCCTTCGCCTTCAGAGGACATGGGGGGTGTGGCAGATCCCAGAGCTGGATGCCCACAGTGCGAAAGCCCTTCTGGACCTGTGGCCACCAGGG AGTTTCCTGGTCATAGGACATGATCCCAGACAGGTCCTGGTGTTGAAGACAGGATCTTCACCAGGGGAAGTCAACACCTACCAGATCCAGAAGCTTCCTGGAG GTGTGTGTCTGGAATCCTCTAAGCTCTGCATGCCAGATCTGCCCCATCTCCTGGCCTTCCTATCAGCCAGCAG GGATATTTTGCCTAGAACATTGCTCTTGCCCCCTCCTACCCTGGGGCCTGAAGACCAAAACACAG ATCCTCTGCAGATCGGCAGCATCCAAGTCGGCACCTCAAGGAGGGTACTCTTCCTGGTGAACAGCCTCTACCTGGAGACCCACAGAGGATGGGGGACGGAGCAGACCCCGCCAGAGACAACTCCAGAGACTGCGGAGAGACATGGTCCAG CCCCCAGGAACCCAGCCCCTCACCGCGTCTCCTGGGTGGAGGGCCCGCTCAGCCCAGAGGAACACCATCTTAGGCCAGCTCTGGCCAGCCtggtggaggagaaggaggatgaggaggaggaggatgacaaAGATGATGAAGAAGGACCTGAGGACATGCTCACTCAGCACGTCCGGGCTCTAGCCAGGGCCCGGAGCAGCTACGTGGCCAAGCAGTTCCGGAGCTTCCGGGCGCGCCTCACCTCAGGTGCTGGGGGCCCCCACAGGCCTGGGGACCCGGCCACAGAGCTGCTTCAGGACGTCCGGCACCTTCTTACTGACCTCCAGGATCACTTAGCAAAGGATCCCGATGTCAGGGCTGTCTTCGCAAGCAGGGGACCTGGGGCCCcccagaaggaggaggagctAG GCCCCGCAGTGGAGGCGGCCTTGTACCGCGCGGTGCTGGCGCCTCTGAAGCCTGCCCTGTGGATGCGACTCCGCACGCTCCGCGCCCCAGAGCTGCGGCAACTACGGCGGCGACAGGTAGCCCTGCGGGCGGAGGCGGGGCCTCCGGGAGCCCAGGGGGCGGGGCGTGAGAGGCGaagccccgcccctgccctgcGGAGCCGCATTCATGCGCGCCTGGCGCACCTCCACGCCGCCTGCGCCCCGCGCCGCAAGGTGTCGCTCCTGCTGGCGGTGTGCAGTGACGTCTACGAGGGTCTGGCTCGTGGGGAGAACCAAG AGCCCCTGGGGGCCGACGCCTTCCTGCCAGCGCTGACAGAGGAACTGATCTGGAGTCCAGACATTGGGGAGACGCAGCTGGACGTAGAGTTTCTCATGGAGCTCCTGGATCCGGACGAACTACGGGGAGAAG GCCAAGCTGCCCTTTGA
- the SIRT2 gene encoding NAD-dependent protein deacetylase sirtuin-2 isoform X1 — protein sequence MADPDPSDPEETQAGKVQEAQDSDSDTEAGATGGEAEMDFLRNFFSQTLGLGTQKERLLDELTLEGVSRYMQSERCRRVICLVGAGISTSAGIPDFRSPNTGLYANLEKYRLPYPEAIFEISYFKKHPEPFFALAKELYPGQFKPTICHYFIRLLKEKGLLLRCYTQNIDTLERVAGLEPEDLVEAHGTFYTSHCISSGCRQEYSLSWMKEKIFSEVTPKCEKCQSVVKPDIVFFGENLPARFFSCMQSDFLKVDLLIIMGTSLQVQPFASLIGKAPLSTPRLLINKEKTGQTDPFLGMMMALGGGMDFDSKKAYRDVAWLGDCDQGCLALADLLGWKKELEDLVRKEHASIDAQSGLGASNPTTSASPRNSPPPPTKEEPRTTEGEKPQ from the exons atGGCCGATCCGGATC cctctgacCCTGAGGAGACCCAGGCAGGGAAGgtgcaggaggctcag GACTCAGATTCAGACACTGAGGCAGGAGCCACTGGCGGAGAAGCAGAGA TGGACTTCCTGCGGAATTTCTTCTCCCAGACTCTGGGCCTGGGCACCCAGAAGGAGCGACTCCTGGACGAACTAACCCTGGAAGGAGTGAGCCGCTACATGCAGAGCGAGCGCT GTCGCAGGGTCATCTGTTTGGTGGGAGCTGGAATCTCCACTT ccgcAGGCATCCCTGACTTTCGGTCCCCAAACACGGGCCTCTATGCCAACCTGGAGAAATATCGTCTTCCCTACCCGGAGGCCATCTTTGAAATCAGCTACTTCAAG aaaCATCCAGAGCCCTTCTTTGCTCTCGCCAAGGAACTCTATCCTGGGCAGTTCAAG CCCACCATCTGCCACTACTTCATCCGCCTGCTGAAGGAAAAAGGACTGCTCCTGCGCTGCTACACACAG AACATAGACACCCTGGAGCGAGTGGCTGGGCTGGAGCCCGAAGACCTGGTGGAGGCCCACGGCACCTTCTACACGTCCCACTGCATCAGCTCAGGCTGCCGGCAGGAGTACTCACTAAGCTGGATGAAAG AGAAGATCTTCTCCGAGGTGACTCCCAAGTGTGAGAAATGTCAGAGCGTGGTGAAGCCTG ATATCGTGTTCTTCGGCGAGAACCTCCCAGCGCGTTTCTTCTCCTGCATGCAGTCA GACTTCCTGAAGGTGGACCTCCTTATCATCATGGGCACCTCCCTGCAGGTGCAGCCCTTCGCGTCCCTCATCGGCAA GGCGCCCCTGTCGACCCCGCGCCTGCTCATCAACAAGGAGAAGACTGGCCAG acTGACCCTTTCCTCGGGATGATGATGGCCCTTGGAGGAGGCATGGACTTTGACTCCAAGAAGGCCTACAG GGACGTGGCCTGGCTGGGCGACTGTGACCAGGGCTGCCTGGCCCTTGCCGACCTCCTTGGATGGAAG AAGGAGCTGGAGGACCTTGTTCGGAAGGAGCATGCCAGCATAGATGCCCAGTCGGGGTTGGGGGCCTCCAACCCCACTACTTCAGCTTCCCCCAGGAATTCTCCACCACCTCCCACCAAGGAGGAGCCCAGGACCACTGAGGGAGAGAAACCCCAGTGA
- the SIRT2 gene encoding NAD-dependent protein deacetylase sirtuin-2 isoform X2, with protein MDFLRNFFSQTLGLGTQKERLLDELTLEGVSRYMQSERCRRVICLVGAGISTSAGIPDFRSPNTGLYANLEKYRLPYPEAIFEISYFKKHPEPFFALAKELYPGQFKPTICHYFIRLLKEKGLLLRCYTQNIDTLERVAGLEPEDLVEAHGTFYTSHCISSGCRQEYSLSWMKEKIFSEVTPKCEKCQSVVKPDIVFFGENLPARFFSCMQSDFLKVDLLIIMGTSLQVQPFASLIGKAPLSTPRLLINKEKTGQTDPFLGMMMALGGGMDFDSKKAYRDVAWLGDCDQGCLALADLLGWKKELEDLVRKEHASIDAQSGLGASNPTTSASPRNSPPPPTKEEPRTTEGEKPQ; from the exons A TGGACTTCCTGCGGAATTTCTTCTCCCAGACTCTGGGCCTGGGCACCCAGAAGGAGCGACTCCTGGACGAACTAACCCTGGAAGGAGTGAGCCGCTACATGCAGAGCGAGCGCT GTCGCAGGGTCATCTGTTTGGTGGGAGCTGGAATCTCCACTT ccgcAGGCATCCCTGACTTTCGGTCCCCAAACACGGGCCTCTATGCCAACCTGGAGAAATATCGTCTTCCCTACCCGGAGGCCATCTTTGAAATCAGCTACTTCAAG aaaCATCCAGAGCCCTTCTTTGCTCTCGCCAAGGAACTCTATCCTGGGCAGTTCAAG CCCACCATCTGCCACTACTTCATCCGCCTGCTGAAGGAAAAAGGACTGCTCCTGCGCTGCTACACACAG AACATAGACACCCTGGAGCGAGTGGCTGGGCTGGAGCCCGAAGACCTGGTGGAGGCCCACGGCACCTTCTACACGTCCCACTGCATCAGCTCAGGCTGCCGGCAGGAGTACTCACTAAGCTGGATGAAAG AGAAGATCTTCTCCGAGGTGACTCCCAAGTGTGAGAAATGTCAGAGCGTGGTGAAGCCTG ATATCGTGTTCTTCGGCGAGAACCTCCCAGCGCGTTTCTTCTCCTGCATGCAGTCA GACTTCCTGAAGGTGGACCTCCTTATCATCATGGGCACCTCCCTGCAGGTGCAGCCCTTCGCGTCCCTCATCGGCAA GGCGCCCCTGTCGACCCCGCGCCTGCTCATCAACAAGGAGAAGACTGGCCAG acTGACCCTTTCCTCGGGATGATGATGGCCCTTGGAGGAGGCATGGACTTTGACTCCAAGAAGGCCTACAG GGACGTGGCCTGGCTGGGCGACTGTGACCAGGGCTGCCTGGCCCTTGCCGACCTCCTTGGATGGAAG AAGGAGCTGGAGGACCTTGTTCGGAAGGAGCATGCCAGCATAGATGCCCAGTCGGGGTTGGGGGCCTCCAACCCCACTACTTCAGCTTCCCCCAGGAATTCTCCACCACCTCCCACCAAGGAGGAGCCCAGGACCACTGAGGGAGAGAAACCCCAGTGA
- the NFKBIB gene encoding NF-kappa-B inhibitor beta, producing the protein MAGVACLGKAADADEWCDSGLGSLGPDAAAPGGPGLGAELGPGLSWAPLVFGYVTEDGDTALHLAVIHRHEPFLDFLLGFAAGTEYLDLQNDLGQTALHLAAILEEASAVEKLYAAGSSVLVAERGGHTALHLACRVGAHACARVLLQPRPQRPRGAPKTYLAQGSDHTPDTDHTPIALYSEPDVEKEEDESEEDWKLQLEAEDYEGHTPLHVAVIHKDAEMVRLLQEAGADLNKPEPTCGRSPLHLAVEAQAADVLELLLKAGADPAVRMYGGRTPLGSATLRPNAILARLLRAHGAPEPEDEDKPGPCSSSSSSSSSDSESGDEGDEYDDIVVHSGRSPNQLPPTPASKLLPDDPI; encoded by the exons ATGGCCGGGGTCGCGTGTTTGGGGAAAGCTGCGGACGCCGATGAATGGTGCGACAGCGGCCTGGGCTCTCTGGGTCCGGACGCGGCGGCCCCCGGAGGACCTGGGCTAGGCGCGGAGCTGGGCCCGGGGCTGTCGTGGGCGCCCCTCGTTTTCGGCTACGTCACTGAGGATGGCGACAC GGCACTGCACTTGGCGGTGATTCATCGGCATGAGCCCTTCCTGGACTTCCTTCTAGGCTTTGCAGCTGGTACCGAGTACCTGGACCTGCAGAATGACTTGGGCCAG ACGGCCCTGCACCTGGCCGCCATCCTGGAGGAGGCGTCCGCAGTAGAGAAGTTGTATGCAGCAGGCTCCAGTGTGCTGGTGGCGGAGCGTGGAGGCCACACGGCGCTGCACCTGGCCTGCCGCGTGGGGGCCCACGCCTGCGCTCGCGTGCTGCTCCAGCCTCGTCCCCAGCGCCCCAGGGGAGCCCCCAAAACCTACCTCGCTCAGGGCTCTGACCATACCCCTGACACCGACCACACCCCTATTGCCCTGTATTCTGAACCTGACGTGGAGAAAGAAGAGGATGAGAGTGAAGAGGACTGGAAACTGCAGCTGGAGGCTGAAGACTATGAGG GCCACACCCCACTCCACGTGGCTGTCATCCACAAAGACGCAGAGATGGTCCGACTGCTCCAGGAGGCAGGAGCTGACCTCAACAAACCC GAGCCCACCTGCGGCCGGAGCCCCCTGCACTTGGCCGTGGAGGCCCAAGCAGCTGACGTGCTGGAGCTTCTCCTGAAGGCCGGTGCTGACCCCGCCGTCCGCATGTATGGTGGCCGCACCCCACTCGGCAGTGCCACGCTCCGGCCCAACGCCATCCTCGCGCGCCTCCTCCGTGCTCACGGAGCCCCAGAGCCTGAGGACGAGGACAAGCCTGgcccctgcagcagcagcagcagcagcagcagcagcgacagCGAAAGCGGGGATGAGGGC GATGAATACGACGACATCGTAGTCCACAGTGGCCGGAGTCCCAACCAGCTACCTCCCACCCCAGCGTCAAAACTGCTCCCTGATGACCCCATCTGA
- the CCER2 gene encoding coiled-coil domain-containing glutamate-rich protein 2 isoform X1, translating into MPRTCTLYNQRKPVCSNEDPVQPKITTAAPLAPRPSKEELTRCLAEVVTEVLMLGQARRGPCLALLHREMCETEPYGCRSTEENGLLLGDFKKPEAGKMRSSQEVRDEEEEEAAERTDKSEVREQAVREQLHSRLHQDHEEEEEEKKRGPMETLEGLWKKHLEGGRGPQKRVAEQASDEEMAQFEAEEKGVQVLGEGRSLWQGVEAGGERPEDHHHSRQPEAEPQQEEKEEASDRQGHDVERLEHMSNELKKVTEMLREELRRGG; encoded by the exons CCACTGCGGCTCCCCTGGCACCCAGACCCTCCAAGGAGGAG CTGACGCGCTGTCTGGCAGAGGTGGTCACAGAAGTGCTGATGCTGGGCCAGGCAAGGCGAGGCCCCTGCCTGGCTCTCCTCCACAGAG AAATGTGTGAGACAGAGCCCTATGGCTGTCGGTCCACTGAAGAGAACGGCCTACTGCTTGGGGATTTTAAAAAGCCAGAGGCTGGGAAGATGAGGTCTAGTCAGGAGGTGAGGgacgaggaagaggaggaggcagcagaaaGGACCGACAAGTCTGAGGTGCGGGAACAGGCTGTCCGTGAGCAGCTCCACAGCCGGCTCCACCAGGACCacgaagaggaggaagaagaaaagaagaggggGCCCATGGAGACCTTGGAGGGCCTATGGAAGAAGCATCTGGAGGGCGGCAGGGGCCCCCAGAAGCGGGTGGCAGAGCAGGCCAGTGATGAGGAGATGGCCCAGTtcgaggcagaggagaagggagtgcaGGTGCTGGGCGAGGGCCGCAGCCTGTGGCAGGGGGTCGAGGCGGGCGGAGAGAGACCTGAGGACCACCACCACTCCCGTCAGCCAGAAGCCGAGCcccagcaggaggagaaggaagaggcttcAGACAGGCAG GGGCATGATGTGGAGCGGCTGGAGCACATGAGCAATGAGCTGAAGAAGGTGACGGAGATGCTGCGAGAGGAGCTCAGGAGGGGGGGCTGA
- the CCER2 gene encoding coiled-coil domain-containing glutamate-rich protein 2 isoform X2 has translation MQRQGSTMLLLLLLPALLALLLGAATAAPLAPRPSKEELTRCLAEVVTEVLMLGQARRGPCLALLHREMCETEPYGCRSTEENGLLLGDFKKPEAGKMRSSQEVRDEEEEEAAERTDKSEVREQAVREQLHSRLHQDHEEEEEEKKRGPMETLEGLWKKHLEGGRGPQKRVAEQASDEEMAQFEAEEKGVQVLGEGRSLWQGVEAGGERPEDHHHSRQPEAEPQQEEKEEASDRQGHDVERLEHMSNELKKVTEMLREELRRGG, from the exons ATGCAGCGCCAAGGGTCCACCATGCTGCTCTTGCTGTTGCTGCCTGCTCTGCTGGCACTGCTGCTGGGGGCTG CCACTGCGGCTCCCCTGGCACCCAGACCCTCCAAGGAGGAG CTGACGCGCTGTCTGGCAGAGGTGGTCACAGAAGTGCTGATGCTGGGCCAGGCAAGGCGAGGCCCCTGCCTGGCTCTCCTCCACAGAG AAATGTGTGAGACAGAGCCCTATGGCTGTCGGTCCACTGAAGAGAACGGCCTACTGCTTGGGGATTTTAAAAAGCCAGAGGCTGGGAAGATGAGGTCTAGTCAGGAGGTGAGGgacgaggaagaggaggaggcagcagaaaGGACCGACAAGTCTGAGGTGCGGGAACAGGCTGTCCGTGAGCAGCTCCACAGCCGGCTCCACCAGGACCacgaagaggaggaagaagaaaagaagaggggGCCCATGGAGACCTTGGAGGGCCTATGGAAGAAGCATCTGGAGGGCGGCAGGGGCCCCCAGAAGCGGGTGGCAGAGCAGGCCAGTGATGAGGAGATGGCCCAGTtcgaggcagaggagaagggagtgcaGGTGCTGGGCGAGGGCCGCAGCCTGTGGCAGGGGGTCGAGGCGGGCGGAGAGAGACCTGAGGACCACCACCACTCCCGTCAGCCAGAAGCCGAGCcccagcaggaggagaaggaagaggcttcAGACAGGCAG GGGCATGATGTGGAGCGGCTGGAGCACATGAGCAATGAGCTGAAGAAGGTGACGGAGATGCTGCGAGAGGAGCTCAGGAGGGGGGGCTGA